The following are encoded together in the Paenibacillus pabuli genome:
- a CDS encoding GNAT family N-acetyltransferase, which yields MATSEHILHSLEQNSYLIIEDGSELIGFIQQESVRDYTLFRFYPSIKGKIPVQNKYNFISNFYVKPDSRNKGYGSRLLSAALSCGSGLYSVANSLHRPEGWKAETLFNSFGFVDMGELEGYYSDPCDSGIHQCKSRCEYCRCRSFVYVREPK from the coding sequence ATGGCAACGTCGGAACATATACTACATTCATTGGAACAGAACAGCTATCTTATTATCGAAGACGGTTCTGAACTTATAGGTTTTATTCAACAAGAGAGTGTAAGAGATTACACTCTCTTTCGTTTTTATCCTTCAATTAAGGGTAAGATACCTGTTCAGAATAAATACAATTTTATTTCAAATTTCTATGTTAAACCTGATTCACGAAATAAAGGGTATGGATCACGTTTACTATCAGCTGCATTAAGTTGTGGTTCAGGACTGTACTCTGTCGCTAATAGTTTGCATCGACCAGAAGGATGGAAGGCTGAAACACTATTTAATTCCTTTGGTTTCGTAGATATGGGCGAACTTGAGGGATATTATTCTGATCCTTGCGATAGTGGCATACATCAGTGTAAATCACGATGTGAATATTGTAGGTGCCGAAGTTTTGTATATGTGAGAGAACCAAAATAG
- a CDS encoding ATP-binding protein: protein MNAALELKYRPKDLNEVVGNGRLKRSFAKMAGDNTLPQQVLLSGPPGTGKTTTARILSKLLFCENLQDGGIACRECPNCKEIEKSIQNDGKNPKLPINEYDMSSHGRIDDVKQIVALMRQKTMFAGNKRVFILDECQRISPEAQASLLKICEEPIKGLYIFICTTDPEDLLPAIKTRFREYQVQKPKAVELSDHLEMICNKESIIYDKKALSTIVKYANRGPREAVVKLDTFMKEGNVTHSYVLDALLIKSADSYIDYFEQLDGDAFMALQFLNVIEKKYDMEPEEFLNGLPKFLSDIMKIKAGVSLDDYTEQETTRIKKFLKSYTLAEVASLINNLFSVMKVRTNAEYLLMVFTLKAKHATIFEAASAEEMKKKTAEEMAISSRNFASVSDMLRDEQYNANDKEITDDEIAAMFEGNFVSDK, encoded by the coding sequence ATGAATGCAGCTTTGGAACTAAAATATCGTCCAAAAGACCTAAATGAAGTCGTAGGTAACGGACGACTCAAGCGATCATTTGCTAAAATGGCGGGGGATAACACACTTCCTCAGCAGGTTTTGTTATCGGGACCTCCGGGAACAGGTAAAACAACTACGGCACGGATTTTAAGCAAACTGCTATTCTGTGAGAATTTGCAGGATGGTGGTATTGCTTGCCGTGAATGTCCTAACTGTAAAGAAATTGAGAAATCTATTCAAAATGATGGTAAGAATCCTAAACTACCGATCAATGAGTACGATATGTCTTCTCACGGACGAATTGATGATGTCAAACAAATTGTCGCTTTAATGAGACAGAAAACAATGTTTGCAGGTAACAAACGCGTATTTATTTTGGATGAATGTCAACGTATCTCTCCCGAAGCACAGGCTTCACTACTTAAAATTTGTGAAGAACCTATCAAAGGACTTTACATTTTTATTTGTACAACTGACCCAGAAGATCTTCTCCCGGCGATTAAAACTCGTTTCCGTGAGTATCAAGTCCAAAAACCGAAAGCTGTTGAACTTTCCGATCATCTCGAAATGATTTGTAATAAGGAAAGTATCATTTACGATAAAAAAGCTTTATCTACAATTGTTAAGTATGCTAACCGTGGACCGCGTGAAGCGGTAGTAAAGTTGGATACCTTCATGAAAGAAGGGAATGTCACTCATAGTTATGTTCTGGATGCGCTTCTCATCAAAAGCGCAGATAGTTATATCGATTATTTTGAGCAGCTTGATGGTGATGCGTTCATGGCGCTCCAGTTTCTCAACGTAATCGAAAAGAAATATGATATGGAACCTGAAGAGTTTTTAAACGGACTACCTAAGTTCCTTTCAGATATCATGAAGATAAAGGCAGGCGTTAGTCTCGACGATTATACCGAACAGGAAACTACACGTATTAAGAAATTCCTGAAATCATACACACTCGCTGAGGTGGCCAGTCTTATTAACAATCTCTTCAGTGTCATGAAAGTCAGAACTAACGCTGAGTATCTCCTGATGGTATTTACGCTCAAGGCTAAACATGCAACTATTTTTGAAGCTGCATCTGCTGAAGAAATGAAGAAGAAAACTGCTGAAGAAATGGCAATATCTTCACGTAACTTCGCTTCAGTCTCTGATATGTTGCGCGATGAACAGTATAACGCAAATGACAAAGAAATCACTGATGACGAGATTGCCGCAATGTTTGAAGGTAACTTCGTATCTGATAAATAA
- a CDS encoding bactofilin family protein, which translates to MLHKLLNRKYDNIIDKGAMILGNVAFRSPALVKGFIEGNIDSSDILAVGKNGHCIRVRSTADVEVSGTVDKGIITTGTVKITKTGRVYGDVECSELIIEPGGILQGMSKIRKKLSDTAVANPVNA; encoded by the coding sequence ATGTTACATAAATTACTTAACCGAAAGTACGATAATATTATTGATAAGGGTGCAATGATTTTAGGTAACGTTGCATTTCGATCTCCAGCACTGGTTAAAGGTTTTATCGAAGGTAATATCGATAGTTCCGACATCCTGGCAGTTGGTAAGAATGGTCATTGCATCAGAGTTCGAAGTACAGCTGATGTTGAGGTATCTGGGACGGTAGATAAAGGTATCATCACTACTGGGACAGTGAAAATCACTAAAACTGGTAGAGTCTACGGTGATGTAGAGTGCAGCGAACTTATCATCGAACCTGGAGGTATTTTACAAGGAATGTCGAAGATCCGTAAAAAATTAAGTGATACTGCTGTAGCTAATCCGGTAAACGCTTAA
- a CDS encoding metal-dependent hydrolase, with protein MLHQTHQQFGKLFTVAAVPLAIKFNILPKAPDINLITVSPVAYFVNCLPFLIAALLAYLAGNWGSGYPDIDSPNSLPARTNPLIAFLFRTFGVKHRGRFSHSLASITLTFGAAYAFIKYLAPQILGSVLDKGLVDPTLVNYLIMFESACGLISIWVIFAYIGAVSHWVGDMLTTDGAYIFWEKKIKMFDAPAFRAGSAWEKRFWEPLTKHSYIPAVIFIAFMVFGQINLFEVVGAMINQ; from the coding sequence ATGTTACATCAAACACATCAGCAGTTCGGTAAATTGTTCACGGTAGCGGCTGTACCTCTTGCAATTAAATTCAATATTTTACCTAAAGCGCCAGACATTAACTTGATTACAGTTTCACCAGTTGCTTACTTTGTTAACTGTCTCCCATTCTTGATTGCGGCACTGTTGGCATACTTGGCAGGTAACTGGGGATCAGGATATCCTGATATTGATTCACCTAACTCATTGCCAGCTAGAACAAACCCGTTGATTGCATTCTTGTTTCGGACATTTGGTGTAAAACACCGTGGTAGATTCTCACATTCACTGGCTTCGATCACATTGACATTCGGTGCGGCTTATGCGTTTATCAAATATCTTGCCCCTCAAATTCTAGGTAGTGTTCTTGATAAAGGTTTAGTTGATCCAACGTTAGTAAATTACTTGATTATGTTTGAATCAGCTTGTGGATTGATTTCGATCTGGGTAATCTTCGCTTATATCGGTGCTGTAAGTCACTGGGTTGGTGACATGTTGACTACAGACGGAGCATATATCTTCTGGGAAAAGAAAATCAAAATGTTCGATGCACCGGCATTCCGTGCAGGTAGTGCTTGGGAAAAACGTTTCTGGGAGCCACTGACTAAACACAGTTACATCCCAGCTGTAATCTTCATTGCATTCATGGTCTTCGGTCAAATTAACCTCTTTGAAGTTGTAGGGGCTATGATCAACCAATAA
- a CDS encoding M23 family metallopeptidase gives MGSQDKKTKSLTKRTIKNAGRIKWIIQIIAIILSATQWLIPIFFVVLVGGYFTLGLIAQKAAETVPDKVVETTKPAETEDTSSSGTGQSVTPGTSAQSINAYNTHKEVYDIISKYVISPVPAKDARISSAVGWRVLARGKDYHTGVDISTRREGQDAIVAAMDGTVIKAGPASGYGNAIYMRHELDDGKGGTLTVYTIYGHMKQKNIFVKVGDKIKAGTKIALIGNEGGSYGAHAHVDLRLPNNIDGRSGDASIMVSFKAERYHNYNLDLIVALSGKTSLEGKEQNLAAFIGR, from the coding sequence ATGGGCAGTCAGGATAAAAAGACTAAGTCCCTAACAAAGCGAACAATTAAAAATGCGGGCAGAATCAAATGGATTATTCAAATTATAGCTATTATACTATCCGCAACACAGTGGTTAATTCCAATATTTTTTGTCGTTTTAGTAGGGGGATATTTTACACTCGGACTCATCGCGCAAAAGGCTGCTGAAACTGTGCCTGATAAGGTGGTAGAAACTACTAAGCCTGCTGAGACTGAGGATACTAGTTCTTCCGGAACAGGTCAATCAGTTACACCGGGTACTAGTGCACAGAGTATCAATGCTTATAACACGCATAAAGAGGTATACGATATTATTAGTAAGTATGTTATCTCTCCTGTACCTGCTAAAGATGCTCGAATTTCTTCCGCTGTAGGTTGGCGGGTCTTGGCACGAGGTAAGGATTATCATACTGGTGTCGATATTTCAACTAGGCGTGAAGGACAAGATGCAATTGTTGCCGCGATGGATGGTACAGTTATAAAAGCTGGTCCCGCTTCTGGATATGGTAATGCTATTTATATGAGGCATGAACTTGATGATGGAAAAGGCGGTACATTGACCGTATACACTATCTACGGACACATGAAGCAGAAAAACATCTTCGTTAAAGTTGGCGATAAGATTAAAGCTGGCACTAAGATTGCGTTAATCGGTAATGAAGGTGGATCATACGGGGCACATGCTCACGTAGATTTACGATTACCTAATAACATTGACGGACGTAGTGGCGACGCTAGTATTATGGTATCATTCAAGGCTGAGAGATACCACAACTACAACTTAGACTTAATTGTGGCACTGAGTGGTAAAACTTCACTTGAAGGAAAAGAACAAAATCTAGCTGCATTTATCGGGAGATGA
- a CDS encoding dCTP deaminase domain-containing protein, producing MSVTGLELSHLFHKHPGNITVKTHGMPVFNDYRYDTQLSDDANEVLLAIEGEHDFVFNARLIDNIIEWDNGFEFKYDGKVHQFYWGEIVPVRGFELLNDDAVMPVRKTKYALAHDLYSTEEVTVEPGKVFLVPTGITCYMPPSEGLDILLRSGTTMEYQIILANHIGLIDPDYYGREIKLMIRNISNEPIVLPKGSRLCQARFTQALAVDDDEVTETLRTGGFHSTGSN from the coding sequence ATGTCAGTTACAGGGCTCGAACTTAGTCACTTATTCCATAAACATCCAGGAAATATTACGGTTAAAACTCATGGTATGCCTGTATTCAACGATTACCGCTACGATACTCAACTCTCTGATGACGCAAACGAAGTACTTTTGGCAATTGAAGGTGAGCATGATTTCGTTTTCAACGCACGTTTGATTGATAACATTATCGAATGGGATAACGGTTTCGAATTCAAATACGACGGCAAAGTACATCAATTTTACTGGGGTGAAATTGTACCTGTACGGGGATTCGAATTGTTGAATGATGATGCAGTTATGCCTGTACGTAAGACAAAATACGCACTGGCTCATGATCTCTATAGTACTGAAGAAGTTACTGTAGAACCGGGAAAGGTATTCTTGGTACCTACTGGTATCACTTGCTATATGCCACCATCTGAAGGTTTGGATATATTACTCCGCAGCGGGACGACAATGGAATATCAAATTATTCTTGCAAACCACATCGGACTTATTGATCCGGACTACTACGGACGTGAGATCAAACTGATGATTCGTAATATCAGCAATGAACCTATCGTTCTGCCTAAAGGTTCACGTTTGTGTCAAGCACGTTTTACTCAGGCATTAGCTGTTGATGACGATGAAGTCACTGAAACATTGCGCACTGGTGGATTCCACAGTACTGGGTCAAACTAA